The following are encoded together in the Candidatus Kapaibacterium sp. genome:
- a CDS encoding formylglycine-generating enzyme family protein, with protein MTIFIFTVGIANDIKVANPILSGQDITEKFVYVEFDIEWKNSWRNDINHDAAWIFVKYQKTGSGEWHHASLNPKSSAHIAGSADTGATIQAVSDQKGVFFYRTNEGKGDFGSNSVKLKWNYGDDFIKDDIKLDVMRVAVFAIEMCYVPEGDFYLGDGASPASFRQSGDNNPVRISDNPVVVKAGGGDQTLRNIGITVSGTEGIDFNNDGTFDNPHYPTGYKSFYCMKYEISQEQYVDFLNTLTRVQQASRISTTIMGQTTITNTFVMTNSTAMQYRNAIRCNSEVDADLPIVFFCDYNQNGEPNEECDGQNIACNYLKFQDGLHYAAWAGLRPMTELEFEKACRGPLTPISGEYAWGDNARSQSINPGNLGCSNENFLGGNCHFGHNSGSYQGPFRVGIFAEISAGERVNAGATYWGIMEMSGNLWEACISFGTETGRKFKNLQDWQFDNLAGSGIKGGSWAYNYMMYENYWTISGRHMTEVTYDSRNTDIGFRCVRFDD; from the coding sequence ATGACGATCTTCATATTCACAGTAGGTATAGCAAACGATATCAAGGTTGCAAACCCGATACTGTCAGGTCAGGATATTACCGAAAAATTTGTTTATGTCGAATTTGACATTGAATGGAAGAATTCCTGGAGAAACGACATCAATCACGACGCTGCATGGATATTTGTCAAATATCAGAAAACCGGTTCTGGCGAATGGCATCATGCGAGTTTAAATCCCAAGTCTTCTGCCCACATTGCCGGTTCGGCAGACACGGGCGCAACTATCCAAGCTGTTAGCGACCAAAAAGGGGTCTTTTTCTATCGTACAAATGAAGGCAAAGGTGATTTCGGCTCAAACTCTGTCAAACTAAAGTGGAATTATGGTGACGATTTCATAAAAGATGACATCAAACTTGATGTAATGAGAGTGGCTGTTTTCGCTATTGAAATGTGTTACGTGCCCGAAGGGGATTTTTATTTAGGAGATGGTGCTTCCCCTGCGAGTTTCAGACAATCAGGCGACAATAACCCTGTGCGAATAAGCGATAATCCTGTTGTAGTCAAAGCCGGCGGTGGTGACCAAACCTTAAGAAATATCGGAATTACTGTCAGTGGAACGGAGGGAATAGATTTCAATAATGATGGCACTTTCGACAACCCTCATTATCCAACAGGCTATAAGTCATTCTATTGCATGAAATACGAGATTTCGCAAGAGCAATATGTAGATTTTCTTAACACTCTAACTCGAGTGCAACAAGCTTCGAGAATATCTACAACAATAATGGGACAGACTACGATTACTAATACTTTCGTGATGACGAATTCGACTGCTATGCAGTACCGTAACGCTATAAGGTGCAATTCGGAAGTTGATGCCGATTTGCCGATTGTTTTCTTCTGCGACTACAATCAAAACGGCGAGCCCAATGAAGAATGTGACGGTCAGAACATTGCTTGTAACTATCTGAAATTTCAAGATGGTTTGCATTACGCAGCTTGGGCGGGATTGCGACCTATGACCGAACTTGAATTTGAAAAAGCCTGCAGAGGTCCTCTTACTCCAATTTCCGGTGAATATGCTTGGGGAGACAATGCTCGCTCACAATCAATCAATCCGGGAAATTTGGGTTGTAGCAATGAGAATTTCTTGGGAGGTAATTGTCATTTTGGACATAATAGTGGTAGTTACCAAGGTCCTTTTAGGGTTGGGATTTTTGCAGAAATAAGTGCCGGTGAAAGAGTGAATGCTGGGGCTACTTATTGGGGAATTATGGAAATGAGTGGCAATCTCTGGGAAGCCTGCATATCATTTGGGACTGAAACAGGTAGAAAATTTAAAAATCTTCAAGATTGGCAGTTTGATAACTTAGCCGGTTCGGGAATAAAAGGCGGTTCCTGGGCTTATAATTATATGATGTATGAAAACTACTGGACCATTTCCGGAAGACATATGACCGAAGTAACATACGATAGCAGAAATACTGATATTGGATTCAGATGTGTTAGGTTCGATGATTAG
- a CDS encoding YCF48-related protein, which translates to MKTIFTFIVILSMSFALVAAEPPYSYNQLKYELQNLHFVNDSTGWIFNAEEYNAELLKTTDGGNNWFVQIKFEDYMIYSILSGKFFDENNGFFIFNTGYSEYVMYSTEDGGDTWSEITLPSTKKINSIHFFNEDIFWLSQAGLYKTIDRGKTWHLTHDNSYEFNALQFFGLMDGWALDKFSLITTTDAGLTWNKTKHTFWKIQLIDGNIGYGAKEDSLFKTDDFGATWKFVNKFNFAYTFRFVSKNVGFKIADSGVEKTVDGGKTWKLFLNEKFNYENNYEVAMLPNQEFIILSNRMSLNRTNDNGKTWDIKHFGAHSGIWDIKGIDDKRLIICGEDGIIGRTTNGGDMWEFRYDITHHNLRKIQIINNTVYIQGDSATFLKSTDFGENWQKIKLPDAYVYRGDWSYYPISDGFHFRDEKNGWIVGKGGIAFKTTNGGESFEVIKFDVEELYDVLFTDENMGYMLGSNEDDHYFYERVFLTTTNGGKDWQYNKGGGARFEYFDKDYLLISGGRGIYKYDIRNKTFESIYSDYRSIEGFFILDINTIWGWSMFEATCTFFKTTNGGEKWNFIENGCNTPTSLYFTDENNGWMVYSESGGIYKTNNGGYRPLKKPQLIYPPNNTVIPLDSLKLNYRVSYSSIEIQIAKDSLFVDILYNSGNLYHDHYIPKYMELYQKFFWRLRSYDSDMHNSHWINYSTWSDIWSFEVRWATKTKVKLISPLGIETKSLDLILSWNQLDYANKYRVQLSLDSTFQKISLDTITSVHGISKSKFLTINEKYFWRVKALNSTDSTIWSDIGYFNSLVLNSVDMNNFSDFSIHPNPATEYIEITVAINPTVNRRVDVGSEIKIFNTLGECVLTEPIHPMTPSHRMNVESLPRGVYYLRFGNRAQVFVKI; encoded by the coding sequence ATGAAAACGATTTTTACTTTTATAGTTATACTGAGCATGAGTTTTGCCTTGGTTGCTGCCGAACCACCATATTCGTACAATCAGCTGAAGTATGAACTTCAGAATTTGCATTTCGTAAATGATAGCACCGGATGGATTTTTAATGCTGAGGAATATAATGCTGAATTATTAAAAACTACTGATGGCGGCAACAATTGGTTCGTTCAGATCAAATTTGAAGATTATATGATTTATAGCATCTTATCAGGCAAGTTTTTTGATGAAAACAATGGCTTTTTTATTTTCAATACAGGTTATAGCGAATATGTAATGTATTCAACTGAAGATGGTGGCGATACTTGGAGCGAAATCACTCTCCCATCAACAAAAAAAATCAACTCAATTCACTTTTTTAATGAAGATATTTTCTGGTTGAGCCAAGCCGGGCTTTATAAAACTATTGACCGCGGCAAAACTTGGCACTTAACTCATGACAATTCATACGAATTCAATGCTCTGCAATTTTTTGGACTCATGGATGGATGGGCATTAGATAAATTTTCACTTATTACAACCACTGATGCCGGGCTTACGTGGAACAAAACTAAGCATACATTTTGGAAAATTCAATTAATTGACGGTAATATCGGATATGGCGCAAAAGAGGATAGTCTTTTCAAAACCGACGATTTTGGTGCAACTTGGAAATTTGTCAATAAATTCAATTTTGCTTACACATTCAGATTTGTGTCCAAGAATGTTGGATTCAAGATAGCAGATAGTGGTGTAGAAAAAACTGTTGATGGTGGGAAAACTTGGAAATTGTTTTTAAACGAGAAATTTAATTACGAAAATAATTATGAAGTTGCAATGTTGCCAAATCAAGAGTTCATAATTTTATCGAATAGGATGAGTTTAAATCGCACAAATGATAATGGAAAAACTTGGGACATCAAGCATTTTGGTGCACATTCGGGTATTTGGGATATAAAAGGCATTGATGATAAAAGGCTAATTATATGCGGTGAAGATGGGATAATCGGAAGAACTACTAATGGTGGTGATATGTGGGAATTTAGATATGATATAACTCATCACAACTTAAGAAAAATTCAAATTATAAATAATACCGTATATATTCAGGGCGATAGTGCAACTTTTTTGAAATCTACCGACTTCGGAGAGAATTGGCAAAAAATTAAACTTCCTGATGCTTATGTTTATAGAGGTGATTGGTCTTATTATCCAATTAGCGATGGTTTCCATTTTCGAGACGAAAAAAACGGGTGGATTGTCGGTAAAGGTGGCATTGCTTTTAAAACAACAAACGGAGGAGAAAGCTTTGAAGTAATCAAGTTTGATGTAGAAGAATTATACGATGTATTATTTACTGATGAAAACATGGGCTATATGTTAGGTTCGAATGAAGACGATCATTATTTTTATGAAAGAGTATTCTTAACCACTACAAATGGAGGTAAAGATTGGCAATACAACAAAGGTGGTGGCGCTAGATTTGAATACTTCGATAAAGATTATTTATTAATTAGTGGTGGTAGGGGGATTTATAAGTATGATATAAGAAATAAAACATTCGAGTCAATCTATAGTGATTATAGAAGCATTGAAGGTTTTTTTATACTTGATATCAACACAATCTGGGGATGGAGTATGTTTGAAGCAACTTGCACATTTTTTAAAACAACAAACGGCGGGGAAAAATGGAATTTCATAGAAAACGGTTGCAATACGCCTACATCGCTTTATTTTACAGATGAAAATAATGGCTGGATGGTTTACTCTGAATCCGGTGGAATTTACAAAACAAATAATGGCGGATATAGACCTTTAAAAAAACCACAATTAATTTACCCCCCGAATAACACAGTAATACCTTTAGATAGTTTAAAATTGAATTATCGTGTATCTTATAGTAGTATAGAAATTCAAATAGCAAAGGATTCCCTGTTTGTGGATATTTTGTATAATTCAGGAAATTTATATCATGATCATTATATACCAAAATATATGGAATTATACCAAAAGTTTTTCTGGAGGCTCAGGTCTTATGATTCTGATATGCATAATAGTCATTGGATTAATTACAGTACATGGTCTGATATTTGGAGCTTTGAAGTTCGTTGGGCAACAAAAACAAAAGTAAAACTAATAAGTCCGCTTGGAATAGAAACAAAATCTTTAGATTTGATATTGAGTTGGAACCAACTTGATTATGCCAATAAATACCGCGTTCAACTATCATTAGATTCCACTTTTCAAAAGATAAGCTTAGATACGATTACAAGCGTTCATGGCATCTCGAAATCAAAATTTCTGACAATCAATGAAAAATATTTCTGGAGAGTCAAAGCCCTCAATTCCACTGACAGCACCATCTGGTCAGATATTGGCTATTTCAATTCATTAGTACTCAATTCAGTAGATATGAACAATTTTTCAGATTTTTCCATCCACCCCAACCCCGCAACGGAATATATTGAAATAACCGTTGCTATCAACCCTACGGTTAACCGTAGGGTTGATGTAGGTTCAGAAATCAAAATTTTCAATACATTGGGAGAATGCGTTCTTACCGAACCAATTCATCCGATGACCCCCAGTCATCGGATGAATGTAGAATCTCTCCCTCGCGGTGTGTATTACCTCCGCTTCGGCAACCGGGCGCAGGTGTTTGTGAAGATTTAA